One Caenibius sp. WL genomic window, GAAAGCTTTAACGGATCGTTGCGTGATGAACTGCTCAACGGCGAGATTTTCTACTCGCTCGCCGAGGCCCGCATCCTGATCGAAGCGTGGCGACGACACTACAACACCGTCCGGCCGCACAGCTCGCTCGGGTATCGACCGCCGGCGATGGAGGCGTCAATGCACTAACAATCCGCCCGGGCCACTCGGTAGGGGCCGGTCAGTCTTGCGAAGCATAGGATGGGACTCTGCCAGCATTCGATCAGTATTCGAACGAGAGTTCCAATCCATAAGTTCGCGACTGGTCAAAAAAGGCGCTGGATGTGCCGGTATTGAACTGCGCAATATAATATTCCTTGTCCGCCAGGTTGCGCCCGAAAGTGGAGAGGCGCCATTTCCCACCCCCGATAGGTATATCACTCAGCGTCAGGTGTGCATCCAGGAGACCATACTTTTCAGACTTTGACCGGGGGTCCGAAGTCGATGTGGGCGTCAGACCCTGATAATAATAACAATAATCGAGATTAGCGCCCAACTGACTGATGGCCATCGGCGGAAACTGGTATTCAACCTTTGCGCTGATCGTTTGCGGCGCCATGTCGATGAAGCGGAAGCGCAGCGATAGCGGAAAGCGCACATAAAGCATCACCGCCATCCGGATGACCTCTGGCGAGGAGTGGAAATACCTGAATGGATTGGCCGGTTTGCGAGGGCGAGGCATCGCCCCGCCCTACGCATCCCCCCTCATTCCAGCAATCGGTACAATCCTTCTGACAGTGCCAGGGTAAAACATCCTAATGAAGAAGGTGACAATAATTGATGCCGGCCCGGGCGGGATATGTGCTGGGATCAAGCTGACATGCGCCTACCCTACCCCGCAACCATCGCTCAGCCAATCGGTGCAATCCCTTTGACAGCACTCTCAAATTGATTTGAGATAAGCGCTGCTACGCGCGACGGCTTTTACCGGTCCATCGGAGAAAGGCGGTTCTTGTTCGATATAAAAGCTGCGGACGCCGGCTATCCATGCGGCCTTGAGAATTTCGGGCCAATTCAGATCGCCCGATCCCACTTCTGCCGGGTGTTGCTGAAACGCATAATTCGGAACGGGGTTTCGCTTGATATCCTTCACATGCATCTGCGTAAAACGGCCAGGATACCTACGTAGCCATTCAACAGGGTCATGGCCTGCGGCCGCTATCCAGCCTGCATCCATTTCGAATGTGACGAGATCGGGATCACTTTGGGCGAGCAAAATTTCCATACCTGTCGTCTTGCCAAGAGGGGCAAATTCTACGTTGTGATTGTGATAGCCCAAACGCAAACCGTGTTTGCGCAACTGGGCACCAAGGCCGTTCAGGAAATCGGAAAAATGCTCATACGTATCGGTCGAGAGCACACCTCCGCCTTTCTTCGCCAACGTCACAATGTCAATTTTCTCTCCCCAGCGATTGCCATCCTCGAACTGAATGATTGGCAGAACGATCTGGGTCACCCCCAATTCACCAGCATATGCGGTAATCTCTTCGATATTCCCGAAAGTGAGCCCCGAGACCTGGGGGACGAGCGAAGCAACAGGCACATGCAATCCTGTTGCCCGCAAGCCCGCGGCATTCAGGCTCTGCCGCATCTGTTTTGCTGATCGCCCATGAAACGACGCGATTTCAACAACCTCGATACCCAGTTCCGCTACCTTCTGCAGCGTCCCGTCGAAGTCGCGTTTGAGGTCCCCATCCAGCGTGTAAAGCTGCAACCCGAGAGGGGTTCCGCGTGAACTGAAGAAACGGCGGGTGGACGCCGCAGCGGCACTGGCCAATGTTCCCCCCGCTAATGACGCGAGCCCGGCACAAAGCAGGTTTCGGCGATTTACCATCATCTGGATCAGACCTTTCCTTCTTTGAGGAATTCGGCAGCATGGTGTGCAGCACGCGCAGAAAGAGCCATGTAAGTCAGCGAAGGGTTCTGGCAGCCACTTGAAGCCATCGCCGCCCCATCGGTAATAAAGAGATTGGGAACATCGTGCGCCTGATTGAAAGCGTTGAGCACTGACGTCTTGGGATTCTTGCCCATGCGGGCTGTTCCCATCTCGTGAATGCCCAGCCCAGGAGCCCCCGGAACCGCATTCGTGGCCATTATCTGTCCGCCGGCAGCTTCCACCATCGCTTTTCCATCGGCGACCATCTGTGCGGCCATTTTGCGCTCGTTTTCGCCGATCGCGCATTCGATATGCACGATGGGTATGCCCCATTTATCCTTGCGTGTGGGGTGCAGAGTCACCCGATTATCGGGATTGGGCAACATCTCGCCAAAACCGGTGATAAACACCACCCAGGGTCCAACGTGGCTCGTGCGTGCTTTCAATTCCGCACCAATTCCGGGCATACCCAAGGCAGTCGCACGCCAGCCTGCATGCATCACGCCGCCTTGATACCCATAACCACGCAGGAAACCGCCCGGCTCGCTGACATTGCGGAAGCGCGGAATATACAACCCATTCGGACGGCGGCCGAATGAAGTGGTATTCGGACCATCTGGCAGAATGCCCGCAGCCAGCAGGCCATAGAGATGGTCCATCAGATTGCGGCCGACCATATCCGAGCTGTTGGCCAGGCCATTGGGAAAAGCGTCAGACGCGGAGTTTAGCAGGATCTGCGCGGTCCCTATAGTCGAAGCATTGCAGAAGATGATTTTCGCCTCGTAAGTGCGCCTCTCCTTCGTATTGGCATCGATCACCCGCACGCCCGTGGCTTTTCCCGTCTGCGGATCGTGGACGATCGAATGAACGATTGCATCCGCCACCAGCGTGAGATTGCCGGTTTTCTTCGCTGCCGGAAGGGACGAACTGAGGCTCGAATGATATGCGCCATAGCTGCATCCCCGTTCACAGAACGAGCGCACCTGACAGGTCGCCCTGCCCAGCTCCACATGATGCGGCTGCGCTTTCGATAGGTTGGCCACGCGGCCGGGGATGACCTTGCGGCCAGGAAATTTCGCTTCCACTGCCCGCTTGAAAAGCTGTTCTCCATCGTTGAGCGCAAACGGCGGCAGAAACTCGCCATCGGGTAATTGCGGCAGGCCCTCCTGCGAGCCGGATACGCCGATAAACCGCTCGATGTGATCGTACCACGGAGCGAGATCATCATAACGGATCGGCCAATCCACCCCATGGCCGTCCTTGGCATTCGCTTCAAAATCCATCGGCGACAGCCTGTAAGTCTGGCGCCCCCACATCAACGAGCGACCGCCTACATGATTGCCCCTGATCCAGGAGAAAGGCTTGTCTTCGGGCGTCGAATAGGGATGCTCGCTATCCTTCACCCAGAAATCCTTGTTGGCACTGCTCATGGCATAGCACTGGCTCTGGATCGGATAGTCCCGCTTCACTTCATTTTCTGGAATCATGCCGGCATTGGGAAGCTCCCACGGTTGCATCCAGTCAGTATAGTCCTCTCCCGGTTCCAGATTGCGGCCCCGTTCCAGCACCAGCGTCTTCAATCCACGCTCGCACAGTTCCTTGGCCACGATTCCGCCGCTCATCCCCGAACCAATTACGATGGCATCAAACATCCGCCTATTCCTTTCAGATCGGTGAGACGCCGCCTTGGGCACGCGTTTCGGGAGTGATGGGAACAGACGGCTTCCAGGCGCCCGGATCATGTTCCCATTCGAGATCGTTGGTCAGAGCGGACTCCGACAGGTAGAACAGCACCACAATCAGTTCCTTGAGCTTGGCATAGCCAGGGTCGGTCACCGGCGGGCCAAACGAGAAGATTCCACCGGATGGCGCTTGTTTTTGCGGGGCAGGTTTCAGTGCCGCCGCATCATGCCTGGCGAGCAACGCGTTCCTCTTTTCGGCAGGCAGGGAGGCAAAGCCATTGGTGCCCCCCAGGCGATCGATCGCCTCCATCGCAGCAGCAAGCTCCTTGCGCCTGTCGGCCGAGGCCCAATCCGAATACAATGCATCCAGCGCTTTCGGCACACCCGCCATGACAGCACCGGGTGTATCGGTCTGCGGTATGATGGTATCGGCGATGGCAGTGGCGAGCTTCAGTTGCTCTCCCGTCAGTTTTGAGGCGGTTGAAGTCGGGCCTGTCAACGCATCGCAGGCGCTTAACGCAACGCTCGCTCCCGCCAGTACCAACGCGCGCTGCATCAGCGAGCGCCGGTTCATCAATCCGAGATCATTCATGCATCATCTCCCACCGATTTCCTTCGTTTTATCGTACCGCGCCGAGGGCGTTGATCGCGGAGCCTCAACCGCCGCCCCACGTCTTGCGGATCAGCCTGTAGCCTTCGGAATAGACCTGTTGCGGATCGGGAAAGCAGTCCCGCCACACGCGCGTCGCCGCGGCGAGTTCGGGTACTCCTCGCCCAAAAGCCTCGATGGTCAGCCAGCCATCGAAACCCAGGATTCTCAGTTCCTCTATCGTTTCACGGATCTTCGCGTGTCCGCTCCCGGGCGTTCCGCGATCGTTTTCCGAAATATGGACATGGGCAAGCCGGCCCGCGCGATAAAGTGCGCGCAACGCCGCGATGGGGTCCTTCTCCTCGATATGCGCATGGAAGGTGTCGTAAAGGATACCGAACCTCTCCGATCCCACCCGATCGGCATAGGCGATCGCCTGTTCACAGGTGTTGAGCAAATGCGCCTCGAAGCGGTTAAGCGGCTCAAGCGCGGATGCGATACCGGCCGCATCGAGCAGAGGCTGGATCTGGCGATGGACATGCGCGCAGCGTTCGAGTTCGGCTTCGCTGGGCCTATCGCCGGTAAAGACGCCTAGTGGCTGGAACCAAGGGCCCGCCAGAACCTGTCCGCCCAAAGCTACTGCACAATCCACGGTTCGCCGCAGATGATCGAAAGCCCGCGCCCGGTCGGCGGCATGCGGCGAAATCGGGCTATGCGCCTGATCCGGGATGATCGCGGCAACAGTACGTTCAAGGCCGATATCGTCCAGCATTTTCCCGAGGAGGCGATAATGCCCCTCGTCCGCCACCTGAAAGACAGGCACTTCGACACCATCGAACCCTGTGTCTTTCAGAGCCTGCAGGATATGTCTGTGTTCTTCGGTGACGTGACCGGTCCAAAGCAACAGATTCATACCGACCTTCATGTGCAGGCTCCTTCGCTCACGGCCTGCCTCGGCGCTCAACGAACCAAACCACGCCGAAGATCGCGAACAGCACGACCGGCACGATCGAGATGGCCTGAAAGGATTGTTCAGCAGCGAAGGCCAGGACCCGCTGCAGTTCCGGCCCCGGAGGTAGCGCCGCAAAGGCGGTTTCGCCCCCGGCGGCTTCGAGCTTCGCCCGATCGTAAATCTTGCCGATCTCGGGCAGCACGAAATAGATCGCCATGGCCCCCGCGAAACCGACGATACCGATGCCCCAAGGGCCGCTGCGCGGATAACGCCGTGCCACAGCCGCCAGCATGGTCGGCCACATGAAGCAGACGCCCAGCGCCCACAGCGTCGCGGCGACCAGCGCGGCAAGCGGCGTGACCGCCACGCTCAGCAAGTAGAGACCCATGGCCGCCGGAAGCGTGCAGAGCCACAGCAGCCCCATGTCCGAGAAGCGATGTTCGAGAGCCCCCGCGAAATGGCGCATGACGAACATGATCGCCGAGACATAGACCAGTACGAGGATGCCCGGCATTCCGACGGTCTGCGTCAGCGAGATATCGACCCACGATCCGGGTGCGAGTTCCGCCGAAGCGGTCAGGAACATCATCGCGAAGAATATCCAGAAGGTCGGCCGCTTGAACGGCTCCGCCAGCATATCCTTGATAGGAACGCCCAGAGCGGTGCTTTCCGTCTGGGGAAAGTCCTGCGTCAGCGCCCACGCACCGAACACCACAGCAGGCACCATGATCAACGCGATCAAGGCCCGCCAATCCAGGCCAAGGCTTTCGAAGAACAGCAGGCTGGCGAGGCCCCCGATCACGATCCCCGCCGGCCACCAGGCGTGCAGGCGATTGAGCTGGCCCGTCTTGTCATCCGGATAGAGCGCCGCCGTAACCGGATTGATCGTCGCTTCGGTGGCCCCCCAACCGAAGCCGCAGACAATCATCCCCAGCGTGAGCATGCCATAGACTGACGAAATCCCGATCATCGCAGGCGAAGCCAGGATCAGAAGCGGTCCGGCAATAAAGCAGGCAGAGGCGAACAGAATCGTTCGCTTGGCCCCGATCACGTCCAGCAAGGGGCTGATTGCGAGCAAGGACAAAGCAAAGCCGAGAAAGGAATTGCCCAGAGCCAACGCAATCATCTCCCCGGAATGCAAGGGAGCCGCCTGATCGAGCAGCGCGGCCTTGATCGCGCCGGACGCCCCCGTTCGGATCGAAAACGACAGGGCCGCTGTAAACAACGCAAGCACGCAGATCCAGAAAAGCGATCTTGGGTTTGGGCGGCCTGTGCTCATTATTCCTCTCCCTTGCGCCGCTATCGCGTTGTTCCGAGAATCTGCCCGATCAGGGTCTCGTCCACGCCGGATGCCGCGAAATCGTCGAACGCCTTATCGGCTTTGCGGATCATATGGCGGGCTATGAATGGAGCGCCTTCGGCCGCCCCCTGTTCCGGGTGCTTGAGCACGCATTCCCATTCGAGAACCGCCCAACCGTCATAACCGTATTGCGTCAGCTTCGAGATAATCGCCCCGAAATCGATCTGCCCGTCGCCCAGCGAACGAAATCGTCCCGGACGGTCGACCCAATCGGCATAGGAACCGTAGACCCCTGCACGCCCGTTGGGGCGGAACTCAGCATCCTTCACATGGAAGGCGCGAATCCGCTCGTGATAGATGTCGATGAAAGCGAGGTAGTCGAGCTGCTGCAGCACAAAATGCGAAGGGTCGTAGAGGATGTTCGCGCGCGGATGCTGGCCCACCGCATCGAGGAAGCGTTCGAAAGTCACCCCGTCATGCAGATCTTCCCCCGCATGCAGTTCGTAGCAGAGATCGACGCCGTTCTCCTCGAACGCATCGAGGATCGGTCTCCACCGCCGGCCTAGTTCGGCAAAGCCTTCCGCCACCAGGCCAGCCGGACGTTGCGGCCATGGATAGACCATGTGCCACATTAGCGCCCCGGAGAAGGTCGCATGGGACGTACAGCCGAACCTGCGGCTGGCCACGGCGGCCAGATTGAGTTGGTCGATCGCCCATTCCTGCCGCGCCGCCGGATTGCCGCGATACGCGCTAGGAGCAAAACCGTCGAACAGCCTGTCATAAGCCGGGTTAACCGCGACCAGCTGCCCTTGAAGATGTGTTGACAATTCAGTTACTTCCACGCCGTTGGCTGCGCAGATACCCTTGATCTCGTCGACATAGTCCTGACTTTCCGCCGCTCTGGCGAGATCGATCAGTCGGCTATCCGTTGTCGGGATCTGCACGCCCTTGTACCCGAGACTGGCGGCCCATTTGGTAATCGCATCGAGCGAATTGAACGGGCTCTCGTCGCTCACGAACTGCGCAAGGAAGATGGCGGGGCCTTTCATCGCAAAGCCCCCTCACCGGGATCAACGTCGACCCAGACCGCTCCCCGCTCGCTGGATGCCACGCAAGCATCGATAAATGCCATCCCGGCCAGTGCATCGGCCAAGGTCGCATAACCTGCCTCACCCGCCTGAGCAGCGCCGCGGATATGTTGGCCGAAGGCGCGGTAGATGTTGGCAAACGCTTCCAGATACCCTTCCGGATGCCCACCCGGCGTCCGTTGCAAGGCGGAAAGCCCCACAGGCAGATAGGTCCGGTCGGCCCCCGCGTGCCAGATTTCATCGGGGCGCGCCCTGCGCTTGACCGTCAGCCTGTTGGGGTCTTCCTGCCGCCAGTGAAGGCCCGCATCGTCACAATAGATCGCGATGGCAAGGTCGTTCATATCGCCGACACAGACCTGACTGGCAATCAGCGTGCCCCTGCCCCCTCCGCTCAGGCGAAACAGGGCCGCGCCATCATCGTCGATCACCCGCCCGGGAAGCATGGTCAATTCGGCACAAATAGAGGCGATCCGCTCGCCCGTGATGAATTCCACCAGATTGGCGGCATGGGTGCCGATATCACCAAATGCCCCGGCTGGGCCTGCCTGTACCGGATCCATCCGCCATTGCGCCTGCTTGTTTTCTCCGGCATCGGAAATGTGGGCGAGCCAATCCTGCGTGTATTTCACCGCAACGCGGCGCACCGCCCCGACTTTGCCCCCCACGATCATGTCACGCGCCAGCTTCACCATCGGATAAGCGGCGTAAGTATGCGTGATCGCGATCAAGCGGCCGGTCCGGTCGGCCGTTTCAGCAATGGCAATGGCATCCGCCATGGTAGCCGCCAGCGGCTTGTCGAGGATGACATCAAACCCGGCCTCCATCGCAGCGATGGCTGGCGGCGCATGCATGTGGTTCGGAGTTACGATGGCAACGGCTTCGATCCGCTCGTTTACAGGAAGAGAGATTTCCCGCTCGAACATCTCGGACCACGAACTGTAATTGCGGTTGGCAGGGAGGCCGATATCCTCACCCGACGCCCTGGCCTTGTCCGGGGTGGAGGAAAGCGCGCCGGCCACCAGTTGCCAGTTACCTGCGATGGCCGCTGCCGTTCGATGCACCCCACCGATAAAGGCGCCACGGCCACCACCGATCATACCGTAACGGATGGGGTTCATGCGATCAGTTCCCCGCCTTTGCCGGATTGGCGGGTGGGGCCGGCGTTTCGCATCCATCGCCTTTGAGCCGCAATGCCCATTCCGTGGCCCCTAGCAGCATGGCCTGATATTGCGGTTCGGCATAGGCTTCGGGCCGATGCCCCAATGCCGAATAGAGCGCCCGGCCCTTGCCCTGGCAGTGCCACCACACCATCGGGTGATCCTTGCCCATGGATACGTCCTGGCCGAACAATCCCTTGGGCTCATACGTGCTTTCATCGATGCTAACGAGGATGTGATAGCCCTTCTCACGCGGTGACTTGTCGAAAGCGTACCATTCATCGCTGCGTATCCACTCAGGCTTCATGCCTGCCGTGGCCGGATGATTGGTATCTTCGATCCGCAAGGTCGCCTGGGGGAATTGGGGGTTCATCGTATGGCCGATGAACTGTGCGCCGATCAGCTCGTTCACATACCATTTCCAGTCATAGGAATGATCGCCACCGGCCCCATGCACAGCAACGAATCCGCCGCCATTCTCGATATATGCCTTCAACGCAGAGCGCTGTTCGGGCGTGAAGACATCGCCGCTGACATTGTTGAACACCACCGCATCGAAGCGTTTGAGGATATCGGGTGAAAAAGTTGCACCGTTCTCGGTCTGGAAATGGCCCCATCCCTGCTTCCTGGCGATGCTCGCGAACAGCGCATTGCCTGCCGCCACGGCCGCATCATCACGGTATCCGTTCGTCTTGGAAAAGATGAGAATTGCCGGGCGATTGATGGCAGCAGGCATTTTCGGCGGTGTCGTTTCATAAACTTTGACCCCGCCAAGCAGCACCCTTTGGATGGTATCCCAATTGACTGCGGCTGTGATCGCGATCAGCGCCAGCAGACCTGCAAGTATCCAGAGGATTATACGTCCAACTTTGGCCATTTCGCTTCCTTCAATCTCTGCAACTACGTTCTGCGCTCAAGGACCGGCTTGATCACATTGTCGATGATCAGGCCGGTCATCAGGAACCGCAGCATTCTTGCTGCTACCGTCTCAGGGCCAGCTCCACTTTCCGTTCAGAACTTGTAGCTGGCAGTAAGGCCCGCTTCCCGCGGGTTCATCGTATTGACCAAGCGATAACCTGAATCGTAAGCTACATCCGCTGATGTCGCCTGAACGAAATTGCCCAGCGCGGTATTGGTGATCCGCTTCTGATTGAGAACGTTCTTGACGAACACATTGAACTCCCATCCCGCATCCTCGCTGCGAATGCCGGCATAGAGATTCAGCAGGGTGCGCGATGGATACTTGAAGTCCGCCCGGTCCGAATAAAAGCCCGGCCGATAGCTTACGATCCCGCGAACGAATGGAACGATATTGCCCATCGGGAACCGCAGTTCGGTATTCGCCGAAAGATTGAAATCCGGCATTTCAGCCAAGCGGCTATTGGAGATGCAATAGCTCACATTGCCATCGCCCTGCACGGTCGGGGTACCGTTCTGGTTTGGTATGCCGGAGCCATCGAAGTCATTACAGGGGAGCCGCGCACCACTGTACCGCGCATGAGCATAGGAGGCATTGATGCCGACATCCCAATCCTTGGTGATCCGGCCATTAACCTCTGCCTCGACGCCTTTGATCTTGGCATCCCCGTTATAGTTCGCAGACAGAAAACCGCTGCCGCTCGGGTCCAGGGCAGACTCCCAATAAATACTGTTGAAGCGGTTTATGAACCCGTTGAGCTTTTGATAGAAGGCTGCGACCGAGAAATCGATCCGCCGGTCAGCCAGAGACCCCTTGAAGCCCACTTCATAAGAATCTGTCTTCTCTCCTTTGGCTTGCAGGATATCGCTGCTGAGCCCCGCTTGGGTAATGACCCCAGTGGTGCCCGCCCGGAATGAATGCCCATACGCCGCATAGACATTGAGAGTGGGTGAGATTTCATACGTGATATTGAGCCCGCCCGTGATCGGCTTGTCGACGAGCTTCTGCAAATCAGGTGAAATGATTTCATAGGGCGGCACGATCACCTGCGATGGGTAATTCGCCAGAACATTGGGCCCGAGGGCAAGCCCCAGTTGTGTCGTGTGGATCGACTTTATGATCGAGTAGCGTATGCCGCCTTCGATTTTCAGCGGACCCGATTTGTAGCGCAAATTGGCATTGAACGACCACGTGGTGCGATCGATCGGCACCGTGACTATGGTATGGATCGGCAGATAGGGGAGATCGCCAATAACATCGGGCGAACTTGCCACCGAGACAGGGAAGAAGAAGCTGTCTCCAGGCTGCCGGACAACCGTAGTTCCAGTTTGCTTGGTGTAGAATGCACCGAGCCCCCAACCTAGACCTTCGTCGTTGTTCGAAGTCAGGCGCAGTTCGCCCGTCCAGACCTTGTAAGGACTCTTGACGTAAGAGTCCGCGATGTAGTTGGGGACAGCGTTGCCATCGTCGTTATCGCGATGCGTATTCAGCACCGAATATTGGTAGGCACCGATAAAAGCGAGCGTTGCCGGCCCCATATCCCAGTCGACATTGAGATTGACGAGATGGGACTTGTTATCGTTAACAAACTCGCCCTCGGACACAGCGCGATAATCGCTTGCGGCAAGCGGGGGGCCGGAACTTTCACTGGTATCCGGCACAAACCGTGATCCACCGCAATACGATGGCGCGAAATAGCAACCGACAAGATACGAAGGGTGATTTCCTGTCCCCACTACCTGTTGATACTGGCGGTTTCTAGCATGCAGGTACTGATAGGTCAGGTAAGCCGTGAGAGTGTCGGTCGGCTGCATTCCCAGCGTGGCCCGAAAGCTTTCGGTACGGCCCTTCGAATATTGGTCGCCACGATTGACATTGCGAACCTGATTGATCCGGTTGCCATCGATCAACCCAGCCACCCGGATAGCGAATTTTTCAGACAGTGGCACCGAAACCCCGCCCTGCAGGTTGTAGCCATCGCGTAGGGTCACAGTCCCTTGGACATAGCCTTCGGCCTTGTCGAAACTTGGGCGGCGAGTCGTGATCGTGATCGAGCCCGCAGGCGCGGAAAGACCGCGCAACAGCCCCTGCGGGCCACGCAGCACTTCGATCTGCTGAATATCGTAGATCGCCGTATACACCGTTTGCGCATCGGCTGGCGCCTCGTTGTAATATACGCGCACCGCGGGGCTGGTATTCGAGTCCGGGTCAAAGGACACGCCGCGCAAAGTGGTGGTGTTGTTGCGGCCGGAGTTGTTGGTCAGCTCAAGCCCCGGCGCGAGCTGCTGAACCCCTGACACATCGAGAATATTGAGCTTTTCAAGCTGCTCCCCAGTGGCAACGTTGACCGACATCGGAACGTCACGCAACGCCTCGTTCCGGCGCGTCGCGGTAACGATAATTTCACCGGACAGCTCAGCAGGCCGCACTTCCTCAGCCGCTTCTTGCGCCCATGCCACGTCCGCACCACCGGCAGCCAGAACAGCCGCCAAAACCGTATAGCTGACCCCACTCAGACACCGCCCCATCCCATCTCTCCCTTGGAAATCGCATTGAATTTATTTATTTTTTCCAAGCACCTCACAGGCTGACAGCCTGCAGAGCACCTTCTTCTGCCGCAAAAGCATCATATCGGCAGGATAAGGGGTATCGATTTATGAAACGGATTACAATATATAAATATTCTTAATTTTCAGTAAGATAAAGGTATATACTGAAGTATAAGTATTGGCTATGAAAGCGATTGCTATATTGGCATCCATACAGCGGGCTGGCTTGAAACCTCCCCGCTTGCGCTGGCGGAAAAAGGACCGTTGAAGGTTTTCATTCCAGCGATTGCCCGATGGCAGTGCTCAGCTAGAATGAGAGACCAATCCGAATTGTTGCGCCTCAGGGAAGGAACGCCGCCTCATGATCACCATCGCCGATGTAGCCCGTGCGGCAGGCGTATCGACGGCAACGGTCTCCCGAACCTTGAGCAACCCCAACGCAGTGAGCGAACGCCGCCGCAATGCCGTCCTCCAAGCTGTCGAGGCGCTAGGGTATTCGCCCAATTTTGCAGCCAAAAACCTTCGCACCACGCGTTCGCAACGCATTATTCTAACCGTGCCTGACATCTCGAATCCGTTCTATTCGGCGGTCATTCGCGGCGCCGAAGAAGCAGCCCAGACCGCCGGCTATTCCATTCTCATCGGCGACACGCGCCACGATTCTGAGCGTGAGGAATATTACGCCAAAATGCTGGCGCGCAGAGAGGCCGATGGCATGATCTTCCTCGGACACCGCCTCTCCCCCACCGCCGCCAGGATTGTCGCCAAGCAGGGCGCACAGGCGCCGGTAGTCAATGGCTGCGAATACGAACCGGCCCTAAACGTCTCCAGCGTCCATATCGCCAATGCCGTAGCTGCGGCCGAAGCCATGCAGCACCTCTACAACCTCGGTCATCGTCGCATCGGAGTGATTACTGGCCCGCTGCATAGCCCGCTGAGCCGCGATCGCCTGAATGGCGTTCAGGGCGCCGCCATGGGGCGCGG contains:
- a CDS encoding Gfo/Idh/MocA family oxidoreductase, whose product is MNPIRYGMIGGGRGAFIGGVHRTAAAIAGNWQLVAGALSSTPDKARASGEDIGLPANRNYSSWSEMFEREISLPVNERIEAVAIVTPNHMHAPPAIAAMEAGFDVILDKPLAATMADAIAIAETADRTGRLIAITHTYAAYPMVKLARDMIVGGKVGAVRRVAVKYTQDWLAHISDAGENKQAQWRMDPVQAGPAGAFGDIGTHAANLVEFITGERIASICAELTMLPGRVIDDDGAALFRLSGGGRGTLIASQVCVGDMNDLAIAIYCDDAGLHWRQEDPNRLTVKRRARPDEIWHAGADRTYLPVGLSALQRTPGGHPEGYLEAFANIYRAFGQHIRGAAQAGEAGYATLADALAGMAFIDACVASSERGAVWVDVDPGEGALR
- a CDS encoding ThuA domain-containing protein, yielding MAKVGRIILWILAGLLALIAITAAVNWDTIQRVLLGGVKVYETTPPKMPAAINRPAILIFSKTNGYRDDAAVAAGNALFASIARKQGWGHFQTENGATFSPDILKRFDAVVFNNVSGDVFTPEQRSALKAYIENGGGFVAVHGAGGDHSYDWKWYVNELIGAQFIGHTMNPQFPQATLRIEDTNHPATAGMKPEWIRSDEWYAFDKSPREKGYHILVSIDESTYEPKGLFGQDVSMGKDHPMVWWHCQGKGRALYSALGHRPEAYAEPQYQAMLLGATEWALRLKGDGCETPAPPANPAKAGN
- a CDS encoding TonB-dependent receptor codes for the protein MAAVLAAGGADVAWAQEAAEEVRPAELSGEIIVTATRRNEALRDVPMSVNVATGEQLEKLNILDVSGVQQLAPGLELTNNSGRNNTTTLRGVSFDPDSNTSPAVRVYYNEAPADAQTVYTAIYDIQQIEVLRGPQGLLRGLSAPAGSITITTRRPSFDKAEGYVQGTVTLRDGYNLQGGVSVPLSEKFAIRVAGLIDGNRINQVRNVNRGDQYSKGRTESFRATLGMQPTDTLTAYLTYQYLHARNRQYQQVVGTGNHPSYLVGCYFAPSYCGGSRFVPDTSESSGPPLAASDYRAVSEGEFVNDNKSHLVNLNVDWDMGPATLAFIGAYQYSVLNTHRDNDDGNAVPNYIADSYVKSPYKVWTGELRLTSNNDEGLGWGLGAFYTKQTGTTVVRQPGDSFFFPVSVASSPDVIGDLPYLPIHTIVTVPIDRTTWSFNANLRYKSGPLKIEGGIRYSIIKSIHTTQLGLALGPNVLANYPSQVIVPPYEIISPDLQKLVDKPITGGLNITYEISPTLNVYAAYGHSFRAGTTGVITQAGLSSDILQAKGEKTDSYEVGFKGSLADRRIDFSVAAFYQKLNGFINRFNSIYWESALDPSGSGFLSANYNGDAKIKGVEAEVNGRITKDWDVGINASYAHARYSGARLPCNDFDGSGIPNQNGTPTVQGDGNVSYCISNSRLAEMPDFNLSANTELRFPMGNIVPFVRGIVSYRPGFYSDRADFKYPSRTLLNLYAGIRSEDAGWEFNVFVKNVLNQKRITNTALGNFVQATSADVAYDSGYRLVNTMNPREAGLTASYKF
- a CDS encoding LacI family DNA-binding transcriptional regulator, with translation MITIADVARAAGVSTATVSRTLSNPNAVSERRRNAVLQAVEALGYSPNFAAKNLRTTRSQRIILTVPDISNPFYSAVIRGAEEAAQTAGYSILIGDTRHDSEREEYYAKMLARREADGMIFLGHRLSPTAARIVAKQGAQAPVVNGCEYEPALNVSSVHIANAVAAAEAMQHLYNLGHRRIGVITGPLHSPLSRDRLNGVQGAAMGRGLLQDIVVRTGDFSLSSGEALTRSLLDETPQPTAIFCFSDEMAFGAIVALRERGLSCPGDVSVVGFDDIRLAGAYYPALTTIRQPKEMIGQKTVEIMLDILSNDKQHSTAITLPHELIVRESTRLAAA